The Xiphophorus maculatus strain JP 163 A chromosome 7, X_maculatus-5.0-male, whole genome shotgun sequence region CCAAAACAGCATACATCAAAATGAGAGGAGAAGAAGCaaagaaacattatttcttTGGAGAATTCAAGATGGCCCTGAACAATAAAGTAAGTgaagatttaaatattgttaatgATTGTTTTTCCTGTTCAGAGTAACTGAGGTAGGAGTGGAGCCTATCCCAACAGACATTGGGTAAAATATATATGCAAGTACTAAATGGGAAGGTATGATATTTAGTGTATCAACACACATATGTGGGATCAATTTCCCAGGTAGATTTTCTATCTGGGTAAACCCAGGTAGGGCCACCATGGAAACCACCAACCAAACCTTTTGGGACTCATATTGTTTTCCCTCATTTATCTCATTTGGGGCCCTCGTATGCATGCTGACTGAAGGTCTTCACTCTTAAATTTTCCACATACTAAAAAGAATCTCATGGtgacttaagtaaaataataagtatatataaaatgtaattacttgCTACTGATTGTTAGTAGAGTAGatgaagtgaaaacatttttgcagctgaaaattacagctttaaataattttcatattGTTGTTAGAGTAGTTCCCAgtgtaaaaccaaaactatgtTCATAgttataagaataaaaaaaaaagggcaagaGAAAAATCTGGCTAGCTAACAAACCAGGAAGTAAAACCAGTGTATTTGTCAGGTTTGGGGTTATAGTTTAATTACAGTACAATAACATATGTAAAGTTACAAagcattaaagttttttaagaattttacaATATCTCCAAAAAAGTACCCCAAAATACTGCATTGGGTTGTTTTATATTAGTTTCAATTTTATAcaggtttaataaatattttttatataattatgaTTTTCCAGGATCTTAACAAGAACCTTAAGATTAAAGCAGCAAATGATAAGGAAATGACGGCTCTGAAGGTTTTCTCTGAATCCCTGAGATTTCTGAATGATGACGCACTGAAAACAATCAATGCCAACACAGCAGGTACAAAATTTACTCCCGCTAACTTCACCTGGGTTCTGACGGTTCCTGCCATCTGGGATGAGTCAGCAAAACAGTTCATGAGAGAAGCTGCAACTCAGGTAACATCAGGTTTTACAGAAACCAACAAAGTTCTGAAATGTTCAGCATTGATTATATTATATTTCTCTTCCAGGCAGGAATTGTAACTGAAGGAACTGAAGACAAACTGATGATTGCACTGGAACCAGAAGCAGCTTCAGTCTGGTGTAAGAAGCTTCCATCAGATGGTTTCATCTCACAGAACCACAATAGTAACTCACTGGATCAGACTCCAGGAACTCAGTATATTATTGTTGATTGTGGAGGTAAGTGTCTGTAAATCTGATACAGTCTatagtaaaacatttaataatagTGACAGTATTGTTGTAGAAGACTAACAATGATCTACGATATATGGaaagttttatcacattttgtgGGTTTCAGGAGGAACTATTGACATCACTGTTCATGAAGTCCTGGAAGGAGGAGCCTTAAAGGAGCTGCACAAAGCCTCTGGAAACAATATGGGAGGACAAACTGTGGAGAGAAAGTTCAAAGAGTTTCTCAAAGACATATTCTGTGACGGATTCTGGGATGAATATGAAGAAAATTATCCCAGTGAAGTTCAGAAGATAatgtatgattttatttctgtcaaacagGTAGATGAGGATTTTGAGATCCAATGTACAGATAATCTGGGGCAAATTATCGAGAAAATGGAAGACTTGGAAACGTACTTTGAGTCAGTACAAGGAGTTTCCTGGGATGAAGGAACCATCATAATCTCCAAAGAGAAACTGAGATCTTTATATGATGAGAGTCTTCAGGGCATCACCAAGAGTctcaaagaaatattaaaagaaaatcggAACATTGGCTACATTCTCATAGTGGGGGGGTTCGCAGAAAGTAAAATACTGCGGCAGCACATTAATGAACAGCTTAGTGAAGAATTTAAAATCCTGTGTCCTGTTAGACCCCAGGAAGCGATCCTTAAAGGAGCTGTAGAGTTTGGAAAAAATCCATAGGAAAAGTCGCTTTACTTATGGGGTAGACACGTTAGAAAGGTTTGATGAGTCTAAacataaacaacagaaacacacagatgtTATGTGGGCTGGGATGAAACCGAGGGGTATGTCCTTAATGTGTCAGATCTAAGTCATAAAATGATAATCATTAGTTTCTTTAGGATTGAAAGCAAAGATCCAAAATATGTAGATGTTTGGGGGTAGAAGAAGTAGCTTCACTTAAAGTTCTACTACATGATccttaaagaaacaaagaacgTAAAGTGgaactgcaaataaaatttatttccaCAGAGATAACAGCTACAGTGGCTGACTACAgaactggaaagaaaaacacaattaaatttaattttatgaacttataaaaacatttatcacattGCAGCTGTTTACTgtttaaaaaactgaagaaatgtttgGCAACTGTTTTCATATTACAGTCCTCATGGCATAAATCAGATCTGTAACATCAAACAGTTTTGTGTTCAGGTTCAAAATTatgcttttcacttttttaaaaacaaagtgccTTTATTGGAGCATATTAatacaataaatgtgttttctatatttataaGAATagtgttgcttttctgtttgcttctgtGTACGAATAAATCATCAGACAAaaacttcatattttctttctccttcatCTGTATTATAGGCCATCCATGCTACATTTGAGCCTCCTTTTTTCccttgaatgttttcttttgacagACTCGGGAATctctattttaatttatctcgTCCATTATTGgatatatatactgtatctcCAGGAGTTAATTTCTGATAAGCCCTGGCACATAAACCAGGGTTCAATCTTTGATTACATCCAAAGCAATTATGATGATGATTGAAATTCTCTTCTTGTTAACTTTCTACTAAGTCACCAAAAATCAATAAAGATTTGTTGGAATAGTAGCCTGTTTGTTCCcatttccttgttttctctATAGGATTATGCAGAAGTTGGCATATAGATATTAGCGTGGGTAGAAGGATATTTCTGCTTAAAGAAAATCTGCTCTACATCTGAACagctcaaagtaaaaaaaaaatcttccttgTTGCCAAAATTGTTCTGGAACatgggggcgtgccgtggtggcgtagcggttagcgcgacccgtatttggaggccttgagtcctcgatgcggtCGTCGCGGGTTCAAGTCCCGGActcgacgacatttgccgcatgtctttccccgtttcctgtcagtctactgtcatataagggacactagagcccacaaaagacctcctggaggggtaaaaataaaacaattgttcTGGAACATTCTAAACAAAAGGCAGAGTACAAAACACTGTATGACTGGCGGCATTTTTATTCTacttgtgaaaacagaaaacctttaaagGTAAAAGGAAATCTAATTTACATGTACTACAAAGCTTTTGATAGGAGCCATGTTGTTATTTAATGTGTGAAGActaattctgtcttttttgcACTAGTTTAAATATAGGTTATTCATAAATGTGGtaaaatagtcattttaaatcaatgGTTTGGATGAATaaacaaatactttattttaaggATTTACTCTTCTGTGTTGAAAATTAGAATTATCTTACTTTGACAAAGACCGTGGATAAGAAGCAGTGtcacaaaaaacaagcaatctTTCTGACAAGAAATTGAATTACGAAGTGCCCCAAATTAAAATGTCAGGAATAACTTGACAAAACATCTGAATCCTTCCTTTGAGGCCAAACAGTTTATCTTTTGCCCTGGAAACTCTTAGTGTCCCTGTCTGGAGGAACCTTATTTGGAAAGTTCAATTGTTCATTTTAAGTCCATGTTTGtacgttttatttattcaatatgaTTGTTCAGTCACCGACCAAgccccagttgataaggacccccatccatggcatcttccgctttccagccGCGCTCATTCCAGCACGCATTCTCCATGTCTGACTTCGAGTCTGATATCCCACCGGTTTCTCCGGTTGCTTCTCTTAGGGATGTCAGTCCCCCCACCTCTTCCCCAGCTCGCCACAGCGCTCGCCTAGCCTCGCGCTCGGATCCCTTGTTCCCCACTTCTATCCTCATCAAGAGGGAGATTAGGCATTGCCCTCATCTCCGGTCTCCTTCAGTTGCCTCGCTTGCTGCTCTGCTACCATTCGGTGACTCTTCTCCGTCCCTTCCTCCACTAACATCCTCCCTGCCGCCTCCGGTCAGCGGAAAGAGATCCAGCAAGTCCTCTGCCCCTCCTGCCAAATGCCACAGGGGCCGTCCCTCCTCCTCTCAGTCGGCTCCATGTTCACTTGGACcttcctcacttcctgtttcagatcTTTCCACTCATGTTTCAAATCCAACCCCAGAAGCTCCCGGCCTGTCTTCAGGTCATCGCTCTCTATCCCCTCTCCTTCCACCCAGACGCACCTCTTCACATCCGCGCTTCTCACCTCCATGGACTCTCTCCAGCACTCTATATCTTCGCTCTCAGCTCTCCTACACCACAGCGTTCCCGACGCCATGAACACGTCCATAGTTCCCTTCACTTCCTCACCCGTCACCTCTCAGACCGCTCCTCAACTACCCCCTATGGCTTTCACCCTCGCCACCGCCCATCCTGCGCCCCCTCTAGGTAATTGCATCTCTCctttttcccccttctctctATTTTCCCAGCTCATTAGCACGGCTTATACGCCTCTATGCTCAGATATCTCTGCCAGGCTCCGTACAACGATACTTCAAGGGCAGTATGTAAATCTGGCTTCCATGCTCTTACCCTCCCCCAAAGTTGACCAACTCGTCACTTCGACAGATCATTTTTCCACTATTCTCAAAACTTCAGACCCCTGTCTCCAAGGATCCAAGGATCTTTCCATTGGACAATTCCCAGTTGCATTCAGTGTTTTTAGAGACGTAATATGTTCTGTATACCTCGAACGCAGAGTTGaactagatcaggggtgtcaaactccagtcctcaagggccggtgtcctgcagtttttagatgtgccacaggtacaaaacactggaatgaaatgacttaattgcctcctccttgtgtagatcagttctccagagccttgctaatgacctaattattccattcaggtgtggtgcagcagaggcacatctaaaagttgcaggacagcggccctcgaggactggagtttgacacccctgaacTAGATGCTTATTTGGCTCTAATCGCCGACCTCCATATGCAATACGGTCGGTTGCTGTTCTATCAGTACCACAAAGCTTTTGCCGCAGTCCTCTCCCGTTCCGGTCAGTGTCTTAATTGGTCTATCCTGGATATGGAAATTCTCATCATGCTCACACAAGCAATCACATGCTAAATGTGTGGCTTTATCAGCCATCAGAGCTCGTTTTGCCCTTCTTTCCCTTTCAAACCTAATCCCACCGCCGTCACTCCTCCGCAGCCTCTTCTAAATCTTGACCCGCTTGATCACCACAGAAGAAAGTTGCAGGTACTTAACAATATGGCCATCTGTAATAACTTCAATGAAAGCATTTGTTCATTTCCCAATTGTGCTTTCCTTCACTTATGTAGTCTCTGCAGATATGCCCATCCAAAGTCAGTCTGTCCCGCCACCTGCTTCCCAACAAGAACCGTTGAGGTTTCAGGAATTAGTTTCCCGTTACCTCTCTACTCCTATCCTCGCCCCCGAATTAGCCACTCTTTTACAATGCCACCCAGATTACCCATTTGTTAATTTTCTAATTACCGATCTCTCCCAGGGTTTTTTAATAGGTGTTCCTCATTTCCCCGCCTCTTCCCTCGTCATTCcctgttggataaattgtattattagtaattatcaaatatttgttgtatcatgtagccttgtagttacattttagataatgtttctgtgtgttaaataactttgattctatcctgagacttccctgggaaatagaggtgacagctactctcggcagctgttgccctgcaggacttcctacaagacggaggtgttaattgctcccagcagagttttacaggcctgacaataaactctgctctgtgctgctttgtgatacaaagccgttgctttgaagctattcAATGTGTCTTGTTCCACACCGGGCttggagcaagaaagatttagagtatagataacgtGTGTCTAGActagtgaatgttatttagcgctgcgACCAtatgatgaatgctttgaccccaccccatagggTTGCAGCGCCCCGTGTGGCAGGGTTTcctgaaatcaataaaatagaggagcgggagatgtgtttttccagagcggttggagatttgtaactggaagcacatctctgtctgctctcctcgcgagaaacaaagaatctaactctcttgtctttcttctgttttgtttaattaggtatttagacctgacattcCCAATCTCCAATCAGCTCTCCATGAACCGGCTAGAGTTTCCCAGCTCTTGCTGAAAGAAGTGTCTAAAGGTTAAGTGATCGGCCCCTTTGATTCCCCCCCCTCCACCCCTCTACCGCGTCAATCCTCTCGGCGTGGCAACCAGAAAATATTCAGGCAAAAAACGCCAAATCTGCGTTCTCTCTGCGCCTCATTCCAGTCCTCATTCTAGTATTAATAGTCTCACCCCGAAGCCAcccttttcccttttttacGCCACAATAGATCATGCTATTTCACTTATTAAAACTGCCAGTTGGGGCGCGTGGCTGGCTAAAGCTGACATTACTGATGCTTTCAAGATCATGCCCGTGCATCCCTCTCAGTGGCACCTACAAGGTGCTAAATGGGACgccaaatataattttttcgtGCGCCTGACacaattttcacaattttatttttatgtcaatcTAGATTATAACATTACATCAGACaaattcaaagtattttcatgCAGAAATGTGGCTTTAAACTGTTGAAACTTTACTCAACAGTGTTCAGCCTCCCTGTCTGACCCTATTATTAGCTCTAGATAAACTGGTGAAGCATGCTGAAAACAAGCATGGAACGGCTTCATGATTTTTTAATACCACtgaaattaaagcagaaaaaaagaggaattacCAGCAAACCCACACTACACCAACTATGCTGTGCTGCAAAACTACTTTTCCTCTACATAACAGAAGCAGTTGTAATGTTTCGAGGGAAAATGTCCCAAGGATCCATCGAAGGAACGAGGTTCTTCCAGTCCGGCTGAAGAGGAGGATTGTTTAAAGCCATCAAGCAGCTCAGCCAGTAGCATTCAGATATCAGAGGTCTCAGATCCACCTTCACTTCCTCTGAGTACGGACCTCCAAGTTCAGGGAAACCAGGCTGTAGAGAAAATATTCAGTGTTACCTGtttattgttcagttttatCTCTGAATGAAGCTCTATGCTGTTTGGGTTAAAACTCTCTAACATCTATCCCACATACAGTACCTTCAGAAGTTCTTCTTTGTTTGTGTGGAACAGCGCCATCTGCAGGTTCTGAACTGTCAGCTGTCTGTACTCTTTAACCTGGAACACAGGAACCACACTGATGCTGCAGAAGTCTGCTTCCAGAGAGAAGCAGATTATTGCAGGGAAGATAACTGTCCTACAGTCCAATACCTTCTGTGCAGTCAGTCCACTGCTATATTCACTGAGTCCAAATGCCTCTTCAATCTGCTGGTTCCTTTTGTTTGCTTCACCTGCTGCAGTCCTAAAGGTTTCCTGCAgtttaaatttaagacattaaAACTGGATCATAgcctaataaattaaaatgattacttTGGTTTTAGGTTAATCGTCTTATTTTCAGCAAAGCTGTATTCACTGGATGTCAAAACAACCCTGAAGTTTTGTCTAGCACCATGAACAGGGGAGAACGTAATTAATGTACACATGCAAAGAGTCTGGCCAGGTTGAAGTGTTCTTGAGTCAATGAGGGGAATGTAGGAACTactcctttctttcttcattaGCTGCAGCTTGCATGATTTTAGTTTGGCCTGTTATCACAGATGAACAGATCACGGACAACACATCACTCTAAGTCCACAAGGAGCTAAGCAGAGgtgatttgaaaacaaacagcaactttAGTTTCTGGAAAACACCTGTATTTGCAAAATCAAAACCAGTATAAGTGTCAATATACATAAATTAATATAGTCTTTTCAACAAATACATTGTTCTTAATCTTATTGAGTATTTTCAGTTCAAGTATGTTACATATTAAACAAAGCAAGTAAACTACTTATTGAAACCCTGGCAGCAGTTTACTGTACCTGAATCAAACCTTCAACAACCTTTGATTGGATGTTTGTGGACTTCAGCTGATCTTTGACTTTTGGCCactgcagcagtttcaggttgtCGTACATCTCAGTCAGTCTGGTTTTACTGGCCGGGTTGTTCATGCTCTCAGTGTCtccagatttaaataaatatgacatgGATGCCAGTCTGAATAAAAACACTCTGTGATTAGTTAGGAGAATAGTTTATAAccaggaaaacatgttttagttgtCAGGAGGTTCAGTACCTGTCTTTAATCGACTTTAGCtctctgtctttttgtttctgagcaactctgcagaaagaaataaagcacagaaggttttttgttttacatagaAAATAATGTCATTGACAAAAATCAAAGCATGCATCAGCGATGCAACTAATTGCCAAATAAATAATTGGCCAACATGTAGAGAAACACCAGTAAACTTTTGATTATAGAAAAGAAACCTAACGTGGCCTTATGAAGCTGCTCTTTAAGGGATGCTTCCATCTTGTAGgatgttgtgttttctcttgAAACAGTGAGCTGGGCTGCcaatctgtttcaagaagaAATCAGATTCAgtcattttactcaaactgAAAGAGGCTGCAAACACTAAAAGATAAACTTTTACTGATAAGCAAAAATTCTGTAAGGGCAAattatgtaaattaaaattcatGTGAAATTTAACAGTCAAGCAGGAACATCCAACAACATTATTTACTGATGAAATTTAATCCATAAACAAACTGAGGGAATAAGCTGATGTGAGTTAGGGAAAAATAtcatgaaataaatcaataatcaacATCTGAATGATTAGCTgcaataacttttatttttttacctgtcttTAAAGGATTTCAATTCTTTATCTTTTCGTTTTAGAGCAGCACTGTTGGAAAATGAATAATGCGAAATGATTA contains the following coding sequences:
- the LOC102218061 gene encoding heat shock 70 kDa protein 12A-like isoform X3 — its product is MGDSYVIALDFGTAYSGYAFNITTSEQESDPRIKSWGADHGLDTPKTSTCILFDQNEEFLKFGYEAKTTYIKMRGEEAKKHYFFEGFKMALYGKDLNKNLKIKAANDKEMTALKVFSESLRFLNDDALKTINANTAGTKFTPANFTWVLTVPAIWDESAKQFMREAATQAGIVTEGTEDKLMIALEPEAASVWCKKLPSDGFISQNHNSNSLDQTPGTQYIIVDCGGGTIDITVHEVLEGGALKELHKASGNNMGGQTVERKFKEFLKDIFCDGFWDEYEENYPSEVQKIMYDFISVKQVDEDFEIQCTDNLGQIIEKMEDLETYFESVQGVSWDEGTIIISKEKLRSLYDESLQGITKSLKEILKENRNIGYILIVGGFAESKILRQHINEQLSEEFKILCPVRPQEAILKGAVEFGKNP
- the LOC102218061 gene encoding heat shock 70 kDa protein 12A-like isoform X2 → MSDSYVIAIDFGTAYSGYAYNISTGEKESDPILKRWGAEQRLDTPKTPTCILFDQNGEFLKFGYEAKTAYIKMRGEEAKKHYFFGEFKMALNNKDLNKNLKIKAANDKEMTALKVFSESLRFLNDDALKTINANTAGTKFTPANFTWVLTVPAIWDESAKQFMREAATQAGIVTEGTEDKLMIALEPEAASVWCKKLPSDGFISQNHNSNSLDQTPGTQYIIVDCGGGTIDITVHEVLEGGALKELHKASGNNMGGQTVERKFKEFLKDIFCDGFWDEYEENYPSEVQKIMYDFISVKQVDEDFEIQCTDNLGQIIEKMEDLETYFESVQGVSWDEGTIIISKEKLRSLYDESLQGITKSLKEILKENRNIGYILIVGGFAESKILRQHINEQLSEEFKILCPVRPQEAILKGAVEFGKNP